The following coding sequences lie in one Myxococcota bacterium genomic window:
- a CDS encoding superinfection immunity protein, protein MELFLVVFLCLYLAPWCVAEGRELPSKNWVLAANLLLGWTLIGWVATLAWALRSEKPGSAPGLQVLPGGRPDRAESEPSAPTAAPAAHLTLVGGDALPRAGDATRHG, encoded by the coding sequence TCTACCTCGCACCCTGGTGCGTGGCCGAAGGCCGCGAGCTCCCATCGAAGAACTGGGTCCTCGCTGCAAACCTGCTGCTCGGCTGGACGTTGATCGGGTGGGTCGCGACCCTCGCTTGGGCCCTGCGCAGCGAGAAACCCGGCAGCGCGCCCGGCTTGCAGGTCCTGCCCGGCGGCCGACCGGATCGAGCCGAGAGCGAGCCGAGTGCACCGACGGCGGCTCCCGCCGCGCACTTGACCCTCGTGGGCGGTGACGCGCTCCCGAGGGCGGGCGACGCAACACGACACGGCTAG